From Theileria annulata chromosome 1, complete sequence, *** SEQUENCING IN PROGRESS ***, one genomic window encodes:
- a CDS encoding sortilin-like protein, putative (Similar to several sortilin-like proteins;~1 probable transmembrane helix predicted for TA19555 by TMHMM2.0 at aa 769-788), whose amino-acid sequence MNITFYKYITLNILIWGLKVWCVDDVGITAKEGESLQYTNVNGEPVVNAIGKKKVSVTEISFDSLVEDLVWCGPENHVVLLKTASGRLYRSTNSGKQWSEITNTLSNSSSSTVNTVSNTNNTMNSNSSNSVDKFHVDSMFVCESDKNVVAVLGTGNTHYISSDGALTFKQLGFKGEINMFFFHPTKASWSLLSTWEGDCLSKGTGGDCKHVVYASRDLGSSFRRVAEYVGQFSWGDPTHGSADRIYFSRYDMAFGDQPKQDGWNDAISFRYTDDYGATQHQLLSGGNKFLVSNGYIFVARVADSSRQTVKLCVSTDNGVTFNEARISTELDEKSYTILDTSEGAVIIHVGHHYEGSDVEVGNVYISDASGLNYSLSLPNNVRASSGECEFDKVLSMEGIYLANFRDDSGGYLDPSQQFKTHVNGNVATKSDNMTQIEKKRRNVGHKKIESNVRTVISFNKGAQWNYLTPPKVDSYGQQYQCDPDRCYLHLHGITQFKNFAPFYSVENAVGLILGTGNVGDHLSFDAANVNTFLSRDGGLTWREVHKGAFIYEFGDHGGLLVMAQDQSRTREVVFSWNEGASWFDFSLSKHDLSVNNIVIEPSSSATEFLLYGNRNGVGVVFHLDFATLNQPACRGIWAINSSSSDYETWVPRDMAGNECLLGKKVTYKRRKQASECFNGRDFKRSVDRELCQCTRQDYECEVGFTRSIGSDVCKVEGHFLEREGCTSASYFYTNAYRKVPGDVCVGGWVPDLVAVPCPPHSPLSKESKLLLAFMLVLALFMAAVVYVSNDERFKHLFHNYGFKTFQYVPYSTLSQKKTSLGGRFEPELGFIDAEQEHEEIPTLLSYLHDNDKHQDSKTIELL is encoded by the exons atgaatatcactttttataaatatatcacCCTTAACATACTAATTTGGGGTTTAAAAGTTTGGTGTGTAGATGACGTCGGTATAACTGCCAAGGAGGGTGAAAGTTTGCAATATACAAACGTTAACGGAGAACCAGTGGTTAACGCCATCGGGAAGAAAAAGGTTTCAGTCACCGAAATTAGTTTCGATTCCTTGGTTGAAGATTTGGTGTGGTGTGGACCTGAAAACCATGTAGTTTTACTCAAAACAGCATCAGGCCGTCTGTATCGCTCTACCAACTCTGGTAAACAATGGTCTGAAATTACCAATACACTGTCTAACTCCTCTAGTAGTACAGTTAATACAGTCAGTAACACCAATAACACGATGAACAGTAACAGTAGTAACAGCGTTGATAAGTTCCATGTAGATTCAATGTTTGTATGTGAATCTGACAAAAATGTGGTAGCGGTATTGGGAACCGGCAATACTCATTACATATCATCAGACGGAGCACTTACATTTAAACAGTTGGGCTTCAAAGGTGAGATTAATATGTTCTTCTTTCACCCTACTAAAGCATCATGGTCCCTGCTGAGTACTTGGGAGGGCGACTGTTTATCTAAAGGTACCGGCGGTGACTGTAAACATGTGGTTTATGCAAGCCGAGATCTGGGTTCCAGTTTCAGACGAGTGGCTGAATATGTAGGACAGTTTAGCTGGGGTGATCCGACGCATGGCAGTGCAGACCGTATCTACTTTAGTCGCTATGATATGGCCTTTGGAGATCAGCCGAAGCAAGACGGTTGGAACGACGCAATCTCATTCAGATACACTGATGATTACGGAGCAACACAACACCAGTTATTATCAGGCGGTAACAAATTCCTCGTTAGTAACGGTTACATCTTTGTTGCACGTGTGGCCGACTCGAGCAGGCAAACAGTAAAATTATGTGTTAGTACCGATAACGGAGTCACATTTAATGAGGCCCGAATCAGCACAGAATTGGACGAAAAGAGTTATACAATACTCGACACCTCTGAAGGAGCTGTTATTATCCATGTTGGGCATCATTATGAAGGAAGTGATGTTGAAGTTGGCAACGTATACATTTCCGATGCAAGCGGTCTTAATTATTCACTATCTCTGCCGAATAATGTAAGAGCATCATCTGGTGAATGCGAGTTTGACAAAGTGTTATCCATGGAGGGCATTTATTTGGCAAATTTTAGAGATGATTCTGGTGGATATTTGGACCCATCACAGCAGTTTAAAACACATGTTAATGGAAATGTCGCAACTAAATCAGACAACATGACACAG ATTGAGAAGAAGCGTCGCAATGTGGGACATAAAAAAATCGAATCTAACGTCAGAACAGTTATCTCGTTCAATAAAGGAGCACAGTGGAATTACCTAACGCCACCCAAAGTCGATTCATACGGACAACAATACCAATGCGATCCCGACAGGTGTTACCTGCATTTGCATGGTATTACACAGTTCAAGAATTTCGCACCATTCTATTCCGTCGAGAATGCAGTGGGATTAATATTGGGGACAGGTAACGTTGGAGATCACTTGTCATTTGATGCGGCAAATGTTAACACGTTTTTAAGCCGTGACGGAGGCTTAACATGGCGCGAAGTGCACAAAGGAGCGTTTATTTATGAGTTCGGAGATCACGGAGGCTTACTGGTCATGGCCCAGGACCAAAGCAGGACAAGAGAAGTTGTATTTAGCTGGAACGAGGGAGCTAGCTGGTTCGACTTCTCGCTCTCAAAACACGATCTCTCAGTTAACAATATCGTAATTGAGCCGTCGTCATCAGCTACCGAGTTCCTGCTCTATGGTAATAGAAACGGTGTTGGTGTCGTGTTTCATTTAGACTTTGCAACTCTGAACCAGCCCGCCTGTAGAGGAATTTGGGCAATTAATAGCAGTAGCAGTGATTACGAAACTTGGGTACCACGTGATATGGCAGGGAATGAATGTTTGTTAGGCAAAAAGGTAACGTATAAGAGGAGAAAACAAGCGAGCGAATGTTTTAACGGTAGAGACTTCAAGCGTTCAGTGGATCGAGAACTTTGTCAATGTACAAGACAGGATTACGAATGTGAAGTTGGATTTACGAGGTCAATTGGGAGTGATGTGTGCAAAGTTGAAGGACACTTTTTGGAGCGTGAAGGATGTACCTCAGCTTCATATTTCTATACAAATGCTTATCGGAAGGTCCCAGGAGATGTTTGTGTAGGTGGTTGGGTTCCTGATCTAGTTGCTGTTCCATGTCCACCACATTCACCTCTTTCCAAAG aatcaaaattattgttGGCCTTTATGTTGGTGCTGGCATTATTCATGGCAGCAGTGGTGTACGTGTCGAACGATGAAAGATTCAAACACCTGTTCCACAATTACGGATTCAAAACCTTCCAGTACGTGCCTTACTCAACACTCAGCCAAAAGAAGACAAGTTTGGGAGGAAGATTTGAACCAGAATTAGGATTCATCGACGCCGAACAGGAGCACGAAGAAATTCCCACGCTACTCTCGTACTTGCATGATAACGATAAACATCAAGACTCTAAAACCATCGAACTCttgtaa